A window from Labrus mixtus chromosome 14, fLabMix1.1, whole genome shotgun sequence encodes these proteins:
- the hsf5 gene encoding heat shock factor protein 5 has translation MDVGEWSLPHSINPNNFPAKLWRLVNNPENSAIWWDSHGEGILIDKGLFEKQILSPSTIPSDNADAFKTTNFSSFVRQLNLYGFRKTDTSNKDHKSSPGESAKAQHFYNPIFKRDHPELVSSLRRLTADNKAKIEAGQDVSCRPPKKSSLHSPTHQELTHPYHPQPAQPGTAHNGTPVPPRYLIRGHGAALSPSVFTADKGIQVSVSHHYAGVAPSSSAMHVQQGLLARVNHQSVQYQPGYYSPVCQCYGLNLRASQMACSGLQTGSFPPYNYFQASYPVNMFCTGDNNQEPQSKDSQETKKYDINLDTIFQIADEVMKPLPNRCLVKVKTPEKSVPVIAPPPGTFNTSAMKALPVEPIIMSVSGNPSLVKFKPQEGSVVSIPEQLPEDVKSEDRQPTISLVCLGLNSFPTVSACQSSS, from the exons atgGATGTTGGTGAATGGTCACTACCGCACAGCATCAACCCGAACAACTTCCCTGCCAAACTGTGGCGTTTGGTGAACAACCCTGAAAACAGTGCCATCTGGTGGGACAGCCACGGCGAGGGCATCCTCATAGACAAAGGTCTCTTTGAGAAACAGATCCTGTCTCCCAGCACCATCCCCTCAGACAACGCCGACGCCTTCAAAACCACCAACTTCTCAAGCTTTGTCCGTCAGCTCAACCTGTATGGCTTCAGGAAAACCGACACATCCAATAAAGACCACAAGTCCTCGCCCGGGGAGAGTGCAAAGGCTCAGCATTTTTACAACCCCATCTTCAAGCGTGACCATCCTGAACTCGTCTCGAGTCTGAGAAGGTTAACTGCAGACAACAAGGCCAAGATAGAGGCCGGTCAGGACGTCAGCTGTCGGCCCCCCA aAAAGTCTTCACTGCACAGCCCCACCCATCAGGAGTTAACGCATCCTTACCATCCACAACCAGCCCAGCCTGGGACAGCTCACAATGGAACTCCAGTCCCACCAAGATACCTGATAAGGGGTCATGGTGCAGCTCTTTCTCCTTCTGTATTCACTGCAGACAAAGGGATACAGGTTTCTGTAAGTCACCACTATGCAGGTGTAGCCCCGAGCTCCAGTGCTATGCACGTTCAGCAGGGTTTACTGGCCCGTGTCAACCATCAAAGTGTACAATATCAGCCTGGCTACTATTCCCCAG tCTGCCAGTGTTACGGCTTGAACCTCAGAGCATCACAGATGGCCTGTAGTGGGCTTCAGACAGGGTCATTCCCTCCCTACAATTATTTTCAG GCCAGCTACCCTGTCAATATGTTCTGTACTGGGGACAACAACCAGGAACCACAGAGCAAGGACAGCCAGGAGACGAAAAAGTACGACATTAATTTGGACACAATTTTCCAGATAGCAGATGAGGTGATGAAACCTCTGCCCAATCGATGCCTCGTTAAAGTTAAGACCCCAGAGAAGTCGGTCCCTGTGATTGCACCGCCTCCTGGCACCTTTAACACCAGCGCCATGAAAGCTCTGCCTGTTGAACCCATCATAATGTCCGTCTCAGGCAACCCTAGTCTGGTCAAATTCAAACCGCAGGAGGGATCTGTGGTTTCAATACCTGAGCAGCTGCCTGAAGATGTCAAATCTGAG gaccgacagccgacgatctccttggtgtgtctgGGCCTCAACAGTTTCCCCACCGTGTCAGCCTGTCAGAGTTCATCCTGA
- the supt4h1 gene encoding transcription elongation factor SPT4: protein MALETVPKDLRHLRACLLCSLVKTIDQFEYDGCDNCESYLQMKGNREMVYECTSSSFDGVVAMMSPEDSWVAKWQRIGNFKPGVYAVSVTGRLPPGVVRELKSRGVIYKSRDTAVKS, encoded by the exons ATGGCTTTGGAAACGGTCCCTAAAGACCTCCGCCATCTGCGAGCGTGTCTCCTGTGCTCGTTAGTGAAG ACCATCGACCAGTTTGAATATGACGGCTGTGATAACTGTGAGTCTTACCTCCAGATGAAGGGCAACAGAGAGATGGTTTATGAATGCACGAGCTCCTCGTTTGATGG GGTGGTGGCCATGATGAGTCCTGAGGACAGCTGGGTCGCTAAATGGCAGAGGATAG GAAACTTCAAACCAGGTGTTTATGCCGTGTCAGTGACGGGCAGACTACCTCCAG GTGTGGTGAGGGAGCTGAAAAGCAGAGGAGTGATCTATAAATCCAGAGATACCGCAGTGAAGTCGTAA